The following are encoded together in the Actinoplanes sp. N902-109 genome:
- a CDS encoding DUF3040 domain-containing protein → MPLSEHEQRLFDQIERSLAEDPKFASAVRNSDPRFHARRRLIIAVFVIVLGLALVVYGTVSSNTLLGVAGFVVMLASAAFGLQSRRRGQAPDLHAVGGTASRRTRQARRGGFLDRLEDRWRQRPEGHR, encoded by the coding sequence GTGCCGCTCTCGGAGCACGAGCAGCGGCTGTTCGATCAGATCGAGCGGTCGCTTGCCGAGGACCCCAAGTTCGCCTCGGCTGTGCGCAACAGTGATCCGCGGTTCCACGCCCGCCGCCGTCTCATCATCGCGGTGTTCGTGATCGTGCTGGGTCTCGCGCTGGTTGTCTACGGCACGGTGAGCAGCAACACGCTGCTCGGCGTGGCCGGCTTCGTGGTCATGCTCGCCTCCGCGGCCTTCGGTCTGCAGAGCCGCCGCAGAGGCCAGGCCCCCGACCTCCACGCCGTCGGCGGCACCGCCTCCCGCCGCACCCGCCAAGCCCGCCGCGGCGGCTTCCTCGATCGCCTCGAGGACCGCTGGCGTCAGCGTCCGGAAGGGCACCGCTGA
- a CDS encoding DUF3488 and transglutaminase-like domain-containing protein, whose amino-acid sequence MTGRRRLGLVAAAASLLAAAPLSAIFDTWTWLLQCTLTVGLIAGAAVLARTLRFPTWAQAAGMALVLLLTLTWMFPSHEEIAGLIPTPGTFAHFGELFSQAGNDTRSYGVPVPDRDGLLFVAALGIGAVAIVVDLLTVVARRPALAGLPMLAIYSVPVAVYIDSVPVLPFIVGAIGYLWLLVADNVDRVRRFGRRFTGDGRDVDVWEPSPLAAAGRRLAVIGVAAAVALPVIVPGLNTGLLNRLTNVGAGVGGSGTGGGGNGRINLFAALSGQLTQTTTTNYVKVTTTEPNPFYLRFGTADVLNQDGFVNRTPTGRPISRGLSDPRTDPDTDGGDFKEYHAEVEITNDFAQALAPVYGATIGVDGLDGAWSYDQSAQTIFSSRSTTRGQKYSFDYVRATYTPGELREAQSLPSDNPLVTQFTAVPKDLKVERLVDSLTKSRDTQYDKMMALYRYFSKDNGFSYSLTTADPDGGASAISAFLDNKAGYCQQYAAALAWMARVAGMPARVAFGFTRGSTRDGNAYVLTNRNAHAWTEVYFEGFGWIPFDATPAADVVGSSRSAWAPDNDQVEQPTASSSATAAPGAASSAGPSAATRPDRDVDSGLSDSASTGTSSGPSSTALLIAGLVALLIALLLVPSLRRVLIRRRRHAASAPAPAPVTRAATPPGSPDITVTTESTRAREDAHAAWDELVDTMLDYRVPLDATETPRHTAQRLIREADLTHDSAAAATLLGHAEERARYARQPLRGEGLTTALTHVRKGLAATASRRTRLEAVLLPPSVLLRWRLTVGDLSTRWATTLSNLRDSLTRFSPRRLLTNRAR is encoded by the coding sequence GTGACGGGCCGACGACGACTGGGGCTGGTGGCCGCGGCCGCCTCGCTGCTGGCTGCGGCACCGCTGTCGGCCATCTTCGACACGTGGACCTGGCTGCTGCAGTGCACGCTGACGGTGGGCCTGATCGCCGGGGCCGCCGTGCTGGCCCGCACCCTGCGCTTCCCCACCTGGGCCCAGGCCGCCGGCATGGCGCTGGTCCTGCTGCTCACGCTGACCTGGATGTTCCCCAGCCACGAGGAGATCGCCGGGCTGATCCCCACGCCGGGCACGTTCGCCCACTTCGGCGAGCTCTTCAGCCAGGCCGGCAACGACACCCGCTCGTACGGCGTACCGGTGCCCGACCGCGACGGCCTGCTGTTCGTCGCGGCGCTGGGCATCGGCGCCGTCGCCATCGTGGTCGACCTGCTCACCGTGGTGGCCCGCCGGCCCGCGCTGGCCGGCCTGCCGATGCTGGCGATCTACTCGGTGCCGGTCGCGGTCTACATCGACAGCGTCCCGGTGCTGCCCTTCATCGTCGGCGCGATCGGTTATCTGTGGCTCCTGGTCGCGGACAACGTCGACCGGGTACGGCGGTTCGGCCGCCGGTTCACCGGGGACGGCCGCGACGTGGACGTGTGGGAGCCCTCGCCGCTCGCCGCGGCCGGTCGCCGGCTGGCCGTCATCGGGGTGGCCGCCGCGGTCGCCTTGCCGGTGATCGTGCCGGGCCTGAACACCGGGTTGCTCAACCGGCTCACCAACGTCGGCGCGGGGGTGGGCGGCAGCGGCACCGGCGGCGGCGGCAACGGGCGGATCAACCTGTTCGCGGCGCTCTCCGGCCAGCTGACCCAGACCACGACGACCAACTACGTCAAGGTCACCACGACCGAGCCGAACCCGTTCTATCTGCGCTTCGGCACCGCCGACGTGCTCAACCAGGACGGCTTCGTCAACCGCACGCCCACCGGCCGGCCGATCTCGCGGGGGCTCAGCGACCCGCGCACCGACCCGGACACCGACGGCGGCGACTTCAAGGAGTACCACGCCGAGGTCGAGATCACGAACGACTTCGCGCAGGCCCTCGCCCCGGTCTACGGCGCCACCATCGGCGTCGACGGGCTCGACGGCGCGTGGTCGTACGACCAGAGCGCCCAGACGATCTTCTCCAGCCGCAGCACCACCCGCGGGCAGAAGTACTCGTTCGACTACGTGCGCGCCACCTACACCCCCGGCGAGCTGCGCGAGGCCCAGTCGCTGCCGTCCGACAACCCGCTGGTCACCCAGTTCACGGCGGTGCCCAAGGACCTCAAGGTCGAGCGGCTCGTGGACAGCCTGACCAAGAGCCGGGACACCCAGTACGACAAGATGATGGCGCTGTACCGCTACTTCTCCAAGGACAACGGGTTCTCGTACAGCCTCACCACGGCCGACCCGGACGGCGGCGCGTCGGCGATCTCGGCGTTCCTGGACAACAAGGCCGGTTACTGCCAGCAGTACGCCGCGGCGCTGGCCTGGATGGCCCGGGTCGCGGGCATGCCGGCCCGGGTGGCGTTCGGCTTCACCCGTGGCAGCACCCGCGACGGCAACGCCTACGTGCTGACCAACCGCAACGCCCACGCCTGGACCGAGGTCTACTTCGAGGGCTTCGGCTGGATCCCGTTCGACGCCACCCCGGCGGCCGACGTGGTCGGCTCGTCCCGCTCGGCCTGGGCCCCCGACAACGACCAGGTGGAACAGCCCACCGCCAGCTCGTCGGCCACCGCCGCCCCGGGCGCGGCCAGTTCGGCCGGCCCCAGCGCCGCCACCCGCCCCGACCGCGACGTCGACTCGGGCCTCAGCGACTCCGCCTCGACCGGCACCAGCTCGGGCCCCTCGTCGACGGCCCTGCTGATCGCCGGTCTGGTGGCCCTGCTCATCGCCCTGCTGCTGGTGCCGTCGCTGCGCCGGGTCCTGATCCGCCGCCGCCGGCACGCCGCCTCGGCCCCGGCCCCGGCTCCGGTCACCCGCGCGGCCACCCCGCCGGGCTCCCCCGACATCACCGTCACCACGGAATCGACCCGAGCCCGCGAGGACGCCCACGCCGCCTGGGACGAACTCGTCGACACCATGCTCGACTACCGCGTCCCGCTCGACGCCACCGAAACCCCGAGGCACACCGCCCAGCGCCTGATCCGCGAAGCCGACCTGACCCACGACTCGGCCGCCGCGGCCACCCTGCTGGGCCACGCCGAGGAACGCGCCCGCTACGCCCGCCAACCTCTGCGCGGCGAAGGCCTGACCACCGCCCTCACCCACGTCCGCAAGGGCCTGGCCGCCACCGCCTCCCGCCGCACCCGCCTCGAAGCAGTCCTGCTCCCGCCATCGGTCCTGCTCCGCTGGCGCCTCACCGTCGGCGACCTCTCCACCCGCTGGGCCACCACCCTCAGCAACCTCCGCGACTCGCTGACCCGCTTCAGCCCCCGCCGCCTCCTCACCAACCGCGCCCGCTGA
- a CDS encoding DUF58 domain-containing protein, which yields MREAMRGLTTRGRSFLAAAIAAAVSAFILGEKDLLRVAILLAALPLLAAAYVGRSRYKLACTRSLEPGRAPVGSSARVILRLQNMSRLPTGTLLLEDRLPYALGSRPRVVLERLGAHMASSVAYTVRADVRGRYPVGPLVIRLTDPFGLCELTRSFPSVDKLTVIPQVVALPTVRLAGEYAGAGDSRARSVAVHGEDDAATREYRRGDDLRRVHWRSTARTGELMVRREEQPWESRATVVLDTRLYAHQGEGPTASFEWAVSAAASIAVHLRQAGYKLRLVTGTGIDLDATEAGGEGAILDTLADVKLTQTGDISTLVDMVRRRSDGGLVIGLFGALTAAEAQVLTGLRSNGATCIGFAIDSSTWVTMTPADRQDAGRQHGATTLALVRSGFRSLPVVHGDSLAALWPSAGRGSQGFAYRAAMAETVAGM from the coding sequence ATGCGCGAGGCTATGCGGGGGCTGACCACCCGCGGCAGGTCCTTCCTCGCCGCCGCCATCGCCGCGGCCGTGTCGGCGTTCATCCTCGGCGAGAAGGACCTCCTGCGGGTCGCCATCCTGCTGGCGGCGCTGCCCCTGCTGGCCGCGGCGTACGTCGGCCGCAGCCGCTACAAGCTGGCCTGCACCCGCTCGCTGGAGCCGGGCCGGGCGCCGGTCGGGTCCAGCGCGCGGGTCATCCTGCGGCTGCAGAACATGTCCCGGCTGCCCACCGGCACGCTGCTGCTCGAGGACCGGCTGCCCTACGCGCTCGGCAGCCGGCCGCGCGTGGTGCTCGAACGCCTCGGGGCGCACATGGCCAGCTCGGTGGCTTACACCGTGCGTGCCGACGTGCGCGGCCGTTATCCAGTCGGCCCGCTGGTGATCCGGCTGACCGACCCGTTCGGCCTGTGCGAGCTGACCCGCTCCTTCCCCAGCGTCGACAAGCTCACCGTCATCCCGCAGGTCGTCGCGCTGCCCACGGTCCGGCTCGCCGGTGAGTACGCCGGTGCCGGGGACAGCCGGGCCCGCTCGGTGGCGGTGCACGGCGAGGACGACGCGGCCACCCGCGAGTACCGCCGCGGCGACGACCTGCGCCGGGTGCACTGGCGGTCCACCGCGCGCACCGGCGAGCTGATGGTCCGCCGTGAGGAACAGCCGTGGGAGTCCCGCGCCACCGTCGTGCTCGACACCCGGCTCTACGCCCACCAGGGTGAGGGGCCGACGGCAAGCTTCGAATGGGCGGTCTCGGCCGCCGCCAGCATCGCGGTCCACCTGCGGCAGGCGGGTTACAAGCTACGGTTGGTGACCGGTACGGGCATCGACCTCGACGCCACCGAAGCCGGCGGGGAAGGTGCCATCCTCGACACCCTCGCCGACGTCAAGCTGACCCAGACCGGCGACATCTCCACGCTGGTCGACATGGTCCGGCGGCGCTCCGACGGCGGCCTGGTGATCGGGCTGTTCGGCGCGCTCACCGCGGCCGAGGCGCAGGTGCTCACCGGGCTGCGCAGCAACGGCGCGACCTGCATCGGTTTCGCCATCGACAGCTCGACCTGGGTCACCATGACGCCCGCTGACCGCCAGGACGCCGGCCGCCAGCACGGCGCGACCACGCTGGCCCTGGTCCGCAGCGGCTTCCGGTCGCTGCCGGTGGTCCACGGCGACTCGCTCGCCGCGCTGTGGCCCTCGGCCGGCCGCGGCTCGCAAGGATTCGCCTACCGCGCGGCGATGGCCGAGACAGTGGCGGGCATGTGA
- a CDS encoding MoxR family ATPase — translation MTTPTWDAPGGAMSNDEFRAATDAIIGNIEQVIEGKSATVRLALAVLLAEGHLLIEDVPGVGKTKLAKALARSIDCSVRRIQFTPDLLPSDVTGVSVYNQETRDFEFKPGAVFANLVVGDEINRASPKTQSALLECMEERQVTVDGTTYELQSPFMVIATQNPIEMEGTYPLPEAQRDRFTARIAMGYPDPRAELAMLNGHGAIDPMNSLRAVTDAAMVRRLIATVRDVHAADAVQQYAIALVNATREAPEIRLGASPRSTLQLLRTAKAVAALEGRDYVLPDDLQALAVPVLAHRVIPTADAQLNRRTTDTIISEIVHRLPLPHDRQRNPYDTRANGDGRPQYESRGR, via the coding sequence GTGACAACCCCCACCTGGGATGCGCCCGGCGGAGCGATGTCGAACGATGAGTTCCGCGCCGCTACCGACGCGATCATCGGCAACATCGAGCAGGTCATCGAGGGCAAGAGCGCGACGGTACGCCTTGCGCTGGCCGTTCTGCTCGCCGAGGGCCACCTGCTGATCGAGGACGTGCCGGGCGTCGGCAAGACCAAGCTGGCCAAGGCGCTCGCCCGCTCGATCGACTGCTCGGTGCGCCGCATCCAGTTCACGCCCGACCTGCTGCCCAGCGACGTCACCGGGGTCAGCGTCTACAACCAGGAGACGCGCGACTTCGAGTTCAAGCCGGGCGCCGTGTTCGCCAACCTGGTGGTCGGCGACGAGATCAACCGGGCCTCGCCCAAGACCCAGTCGGCGCTGCTGGAGTGCATGGAGGAGCGCCAGGTCACGGTCGACGGCACGACGTACGAACTGCAGTCGCCGTTCATGGTCATCGCGACCCAGAACCCCATCGAGATGGAAGGCACCTACCCGCTGCCCGAGGCGCAGCGCGACCGGTTCACCGCCCGCATCGCGATGGGCTACCCCGACCCGCGGGCCGAGCTGGCCATGCTCAACGGGCACGGCGCCATCGACCCGATGAACAGCCTGCGCGCCGTCACGGACGCCGCCATGGTCCGGCGGCTCATCGCCACCGTGCGTGACGTGCACGCCGCCGACGCCGTCCAGCAGTACGCGATCGCGCTGGTCAACGCGACCCGCGAGGCCCCCGAGATCCGGCTCGGCGCATCGCCGCGGTCCACGCTGCAGCTGCTGCGCACGGCCAAGGCGGTCGCCGCGCTCGAGGGCCGCGACTACGTGCTCCCCGACGACCTGCAGGCGCTGGCCGTCCCGGTGCTGGCCCACCGGGTCATCCCCACCGCCGACGCGCAGCTGAACAGGCGCACCACCGACACCATCATCTCGGAGATCGTGCACCGGCTCCCGCTGCCGCACGACCGCCAGCGCAACCCGTACGACACCCGCGCCAACGGCGACGGCCGCCCGCAGTACGAGTCGCGGGGTCGCTGA
- the leuS gene encoding leucine--tRNA ligase has translation MVTMSESETAADVPAFRYTAAMANEIEPRWQEFWSQHGTFHAPNPVGELADPEHPRAGAPKLHVQDMFPYPSGEGLHVGHPLGYIGTDCYTRYKRMTGFNVLHPMGFDSFGLPAEQYAVQTGTHPATTTAKNVERYRLQLRKLGLAYDERRTVATTDPAYYRWTQWIFLQIFNSWFDRTARKARPIAELIAEFEAGTRAVPGGRAWADLSAVERREVVNGYRLAYISEAPVNWCPGLGTVLANEEVTPDGRSERGNFPVFQRSLRQWMMRITEYGDRLVEDLDVLDWPEPVKLMQRNWIGRSRGAHVGFPMDGADTIEVFTTRPDTLFGATYMVLAPEHGLVDSIVPAAWPEGTKDAWTGGHATPEAAVAAYRAQAAAKTDEERTADAKVKTGVFTGAYATNPVNGARVPVFIADYVLAGYGTGAIMAVPGHDERDWDFAQTFDLPVVRTVQAPDDHEGVWTGEGVAINSEFLNGLEVTEAKAAMIAWLEEQGHGKGATTYRLRDWLFSRQRYWGEPFPIVYDETGLPVALPESMLPVELPEVDDFSPRTFDPDDADSEPETPLSRKKDWVQVELDLGDGPKTYTRETNTMPQWAGSCWYELRYLDPHNDKTLVDPQNEAYWMGPRGEGDTGGVDLYVGGVEHAVLHLLYARFWHKVLFDLGHVSSFEPFRKLYNQGYIQAYAYKDARGFPVQAGDVVERDGKYYLGDQEVVREYGKMGKSLKNVVTPDEMAQDYGADTFRVYEMAMGPLDASRPWETRAVVGSQRFLQRVWRLVVDEESGAVRVTDDPVDPKTKRVLHRIIDGVRGDMEELRFNTAIAKLIELTNALTPLPTASREAIEPLVLMLSPFAPHLAEELWGKLGHDGTLAYTGFPVADPAQLVAESITYPVQLNGKVRGRVEVAPEAGEDEVRTAALAAVAEALAGREPRKVIVVKGRLVSVVI, from the coding sequence ATGGTGACGATGAGCGAGTCCGAGACCGCGGCGGACGTCCCGGCGTTCCGCTACACGGCGGCGATGGCCAACGAGATCGAGCCGCGCTGGCAGGAATTCTGGTCGCAGCACGGCACGTTCCACGCGCCGAACCCGGTCGGCGAGCTGGCCGACCCGGAGCACCCGCGGGCCGGTGCGCCCAAGCTGCACGTGCAGGACATGTTCCCCTACCCCTCCGGCGAGGGGCTGCACGTCGGACACCCGCTGGGCTACATCGGCACCGACTGCTACACCCGTTACAAGCGGATGACCGGCTTCAACGTGCTGCACCCGATGGGCTTCGACTCCTTCGGCCTGCCCGCCGAGCAGTACGCGGTGCAGACCGGCACCCACCCGGCCACCACCACGGCCAAGAACGTCGAGCGCTACCGCCTGCAGCTGCGCAAGCTGGGTCTGGCGTACGACGAACGGCGCACCGTCGCCACCACCGACCCGGCGTACTACCGCTGGACCCAGTGGATCTTCCTGCAGATCTTCAACTCCTGGTTCGACCGTACGGCGCGCAAGGCCCGCCCGATCGCCGAGCTGATCGCGGAGTTCGAGGCGGGCACCCGGGCCGTACCGGGCGGCCGGGCGTGGGCCGATCTGTCGGCGGTCGAACGGCGTGAGGTCGTCAACGGCTACCGCCTGGCGTACATCAGCGAGGCCCCGGTCAACTGGTGCCCGGGGCTGGGCACGGTGCTGGCCAACGAGGAGGTCACGCCGGACGGGCGCAGCGAGCGGGGAAACTTCCCGGTGTTCCAGCGCTCGCTGCGGCAGTGGATGATGCGCATCACCGAGTACGGCGACCGGCTGGTCGAGGATCTGGACGTGCTGGACTGGCCGGAGCCGGTCAAGCTGATGCAGCGCAACTGGATCGGCCGCTCGCGGGGTGCGCACGTCGGCTTCCCGATGGACGGCGCCGACACCATCGAGGTGTTCACCACCCGCCCCGACACGCTGTTCGGCGCGACGTACATGGTGCTGGCGCCCGAGCACGGCCTGGTCGACTCGATCGTCCCGGCGGCCTGGCCCGAGGGCACCAAGGACGCCTGGACCGGCGGGCATGCCACGCCCGAGGCGGCCGTTGCGGCGTACCGGGCCCAGGCTGCGGCCAAGACCGACGAGGAGCGCACGGCGGACGCCAAGGTCAAGACCGGCGTCTTCACGGGTGCCTACGCCACCAACCCGGTCAACGGCGCCCGCGTGCCGGTGTTCATCGCCGACTACGTGCTGGCCGGCTACGGCACCGGCGCGATCATGGCGGTGCCCGGCCACGACGAGCGTGACTGGGACTTCGCCCAGACCTTCGACCTGCCCGTCGTCCGTACGGTCCAGGCGCCCGACGACCACGAGGGCGTCTGGACCGGCGAGGGCGTGGCGATCAACAGTGAGTTCCTGAACGGGCTGGAGGTCACCGAGGCCAAGGCCGCGATGATCGCCTGGCTGGAGGAGCAGGGCCACGGCAAGGGCGCCACGACGTACCGGCTGCGTGACTGGCTGTTCAGCCGGCAGCGTTACTGGGGCGAGCCGTTCCCGATCGTCTACGACGAGACCGGCCTGCCGGTCGCGCTGCCCGAGTCGATGCTGCCGGTCGAGCTGCCCGAGGTGGACGACTTCTCGCCGCGCACCTTCGACCCGGACGACGCCGACAGCGAGCCCGAGACGCCGCTGTCGCGCAAGAAGGACTGGGTGCAGGTCGAGCTGGACCTGGGCGACGGGCCCAAGACCTACACCCGCGAGACCAACACCATGCCGCAGTGGGCCGGTTCCTGCTGGTACGAACTGCGCTACCTGGACCCGCACAACGACAAGACCCTGGTCGACCCGCAGAACGAGGCCTACTGGATGGGCCCCCGCGGCGAGGGTGACACCGGTGGCGTCGACCTGTACGTCGGCGGCGTCGAGCACGCGGTGCTGCACCTGCTGTACGCCCGCTTCTGGCACAAGGTGCTGTTCGACCTGGGCCACGTGTCGTCGTTCGAGCCGTTCCGCAAGCTGTACAACCAGGGCTACATCCAGGCCTACGCCTACAAGGACGCCCGCGGCTTCCCGGTGCAGGCCGGCGACGTGGTCGAGCGCGACGGCAAGTACTACCTGGGCGACCAGGAGGTCGTGCGCGAGTACGGCAAGATGGGCAAGTCGCTGAAGAACGTCGTCACGCCGGACGAGATGGCGCAGGACTACGGCGCCGACACGTTCCGCGTCTACGAGATGGCGATGGGCCCGCTGGACGCGTCCCGCCCGTGGGAGACCCGCGCGGTGGTCGGCTCGCAGCGCTTCCTGCAGCGGGTGTGGCGGCTGGTCGTCGACGAGGAGTCCGGGGCGGTCCGGGTCACCGACGACCCGGTCGACCCGAAGACCAAGCGGGTGCTGCACCGGATCATCGACGGCGTCCGCGGTGACATGGAGGAACTGCGCTTCAACACCGCCATCGCCAAGCTGATCGAGCTGACCAACGCGCTGACCCCGCTGCCCACGGCGTCGCGCGAGGCGATCGAGCCGCTGGTGCTGATGCTGTCGCCGTTCGCGCCGCACCTGGCCGAGGAGCTGTGGGGCAAGCTGGGCCACGACGGCACGCTGGCCTACACCGGCTTCCCGGTGGCCGACCCGGCCCAGCTGGTGGCCGAGTCGATCACCTATCCGGTGCAGCTCAACGGCAAGGTACGCGGCCGGGTCGAGGTGGCGCCCGAGGCCGGTGAGGACGAGGTACGCACGGCGGCGCTGGCCGCGGTCGCCGAGGCCCTGGCCGGTCGCGAGCCGCGCAAGGTGATCGTGGTCAAGGGCCGCCTGGTCAGCGTCGTCATCTGA
- the aroA gene encoding 3-phosphoshikimate 1-carboxyvinyltransferase, with protein sequence MPDVLPVTPLTAPLDATVRPPGSKSITNRALICAALAPGRSTLTGALFADDTEAMMGAVAALGASISRDPVSRTVEVAGLAAPGATSTGRVDARQSGTTSRFVLPAAALLAGRTVIDGTPQLRARPFAPLLDALRQVGATVEELDRPGYLPAAVQGPVRGGAVQVSGHISSQFLSGLLMAGPLMRDGLAVSLTSPLVSVPYVEMTKAVMAAFGVPVSGLTVAPGSYRPVDYAIEPDASAASYFLGAAAVAGGRVTVSGLGTGSLQGDVGFADVLERMGAAVTRTENSVSVAASGRLRGVDVDMADISDTAQTLAAVAVFADSPTRVRGIGFIRGKETDRLAAIVTELRRAGIDATEDDDGFTVNPGPPRPTRFATYEDHRMAMSLSLLGLRVPGIEIEDPGCVAKTYPGYFQDLAALASA encoded by the coding sequence GTGCCTGACGTGCTGCCCGTGACCCCGCTGACCGCCCCGCTCGACGCGACCGTCCGGCCGCCGGGTTCCAAGAGCATCACCAACCGGGCGCTGATCTGCGCCGCGCTCGCCCCGGGCCGGTCCACGCTGACCGGCGCGCTCTTCGCCGACGACACCGAGGCCATGATGGGGGCGGTGGCGGCGCTCGGGGCGTCGATCTCCCGGGACCCCGTTTCCCGTACGGTCGAAGTGGCCGGCCTCGCGGCACCGGGCGCGACCAGCACCGGGCGGGTGGACGCGCGCCAGTCCGGCACCACCTCGCGGTTCGTCCTGCCCGCCGCGGCATTGCTGGCCGGGCGCACGGTCATCGACGGCACCCCGCAGCTGCGGGCCCGCCCGTTCGCGCCGCTGCTCGACGCGCTGCGCCAGGTCGGGGCGACGGTCGAGGAGCTGGACCGGCCGGGCTACCTGCCGGCGGCCGTGCAGGGCCCGGTGCGCGGGGGAGCGGTGCAGGTCAGCGGGCACATCTCCAGCCAGTTCCTGTCCGGGCTGCTGATGGCCGGGCCGTTGATGCGCGACGGGCTGGCGGTGTCGCTGACCTCGCCGCTGGTGTCGGTGCCCTACGTCGAGATGACCAAGGCGGTGATGGCGGCGTTCGGGGTGCCGGTGTCCGGGCTGACCGTGGCACCCGGTTCCTACCGGCCGGTCGACTACGCCATCGAGCCGGATGCGAGCGCTGCGTCCTACTTCCTGGGGGCGGCCGCGGTGGCCGGTGGCCGGGTCACCGTTTCCGGCCTCGGCACGGGCAGCCTGCAGGGTGATGTCGGGTTCGCGGACGTGCTGGAGCGGATGGGCGCGGCGGTGACCCGTACGGAAAACTCGGTCTCGGTTGCTGCCTCGGGTCGGCTGCGCGGGGTGGACGTCGACATGGCTGACATCTCGGACACGGCGCAGACGCTGGCCGCGGTGGCGGTGTTCGCCGACTCGCCCACCCGGGTGCGCGGCATCGGGTTCATCCGGGGCAAGGAGACCGACCGGCTCGCGGCCATCGTCACCGAGCTGCGCCGGGCCGGCATCGACGCCACCGAGGACGACGACGGCTTCACGGTCAACCCCGGCCCGCCACGCCCGACCCGCTTCGCCACCTACGAGGATCACCGCATGGCGATGAGCCTGTCCCTGCTCGGCCTGCGCGTCCCCGGCATCGAGATCGAGGATCCGGGTTGCGTCGCGAAGACCTACCCCGGTTATTTCCAGGACCTGGCTGCCCTCGCGTCCGCTTGA
- a CDS encoding TetR/AcrR family transcriptional regulator has protein sequence MPKQVDHEERRRLLAEAVFAVIGTRGFEAVSLRDVAEQAGVSMGTVQHYFPTKQQMLMFALSHMRARVLARLQATLAALHEPSRRDLIRAATAVMLPVDPAGREEACVNVAFFSAATVTPAYAEQLRTGYGRLLAVSVATFREAAAAGELRAGVDPEQAAPELYFLTQGLVGPILVGLYRPEEALALVDAQLDRLFRA, from the coding sequence GTGCCGAAGCAGGTCGATCATGAGGAGCGCCGCCGGCTGCTGGCCGAGGCGGTCTTCGCGGTCATCGGCACCCGGGGGTTCGAGGCGGTGAGCCTGCGGGACGTCGCCGAACAGGCCGGTGTGTCGATGGGCACCGTCCAGCACTACTTCCCCACCAAGCAGCAGATGCTGATGTTCGCGCTGTCCCACATGCGCGCCCGCGTGCTGGCCCGGCTGCAGGCCACCCTGGCCGCGCTGCACGAGCCCAGCCGTCGCGACCTGATCCGGGCCGCCACCGCGGTGATGCTCCCGGTCGACCCGGCCGGCCGCGAGGAGGCGTGCGTCAACGTGGCGTTCTTCTCGGCAGCGACGGTCACGCCCGCGTACGCCGAGCAGCTCCGCACCGGATACGGACGCCTGCTCGCGGTGTCGGTCGCCACCTTCCGCGAGGCGGCCGCGGCGGGTGAACTGCGCGCCGGGGTCGATCCCGAGCAGGCGGCGCCGGAGCTCTACTTCCTCACCCAGGGCCTGGTCGGGCCGATCCTCGTCGGCCTCTACCGCCCGGAGGAGGCGCTGGCCCTCGTGGATGCCCAGCTCGACCGGCTGTTCCGCGCCTGA
- a CDS encoding alpha/beta fold hydrolase — MGIEYATNGDVSIAYETFGTGGVPLLLVLGLDYQMVWWPDEFCERLVRAGYHVARYDNRDTGLSTHFPQPADGSPWRALLGRTRPLYTLTDMINDGLAVMAALGWADAHVLGGTSAIAQGLAVTHPTRVRSLTLCMSSPATAGVLRTLRYLKFGIFREFRKLPKATTPEQEIDNLVAIHRAQAAPGSPFPEEWARKVATLSHSRAPRDPRTTQRHIAAGRAVKLPPLSGITAPTLVVSGAEDPMLKPSAGRDLAAQIPGATFVEYPGVGHDWPEQIWDDVIARMPR, encoded by the coding sequence ATGGGTATCGAGTACGCGACGAACGGTGACGTCAGCATCGCCTACGAGACCTTCGGCACGGGCGGAGTGCCGCTGCTGCTGGTCCTCGGCCTGGACTACCAGATGGTCTGGTGGCCCGACGAGTTCTGCGAACGGCTGGTGCGAGCGGGCTACCACGTGGCCCGCTACGACAACCGCGACACCGGCCTGTCCACGCACTTTCCCCAACCGGCCGACGGCAGCCCGTGGCGAGCGCTGCTGGGCCGCACCCGCCCGCTCTACACCCTGACCGACATGATCAACGACGGGCTCGCGGTAATGGCCGCCCTCGGCTGGGCCGACGCGCACGTCCTGGGCGGTACGTCGGCAATCGCCCAAGGCCTGGCAGTGACACACCCGACGCGGGTCCGCAGCCTCACCCTGTGCATGAGCAGCCCGGCCACCGCGGGTGTGCTGCGGACGCTGCGCTATCTCAAGTTCGGCATCTTCCGCGAGTTCCGCAAGCTGCCGAAGGCGACCACACCGGAGCAGGAGATCGACAATTTGGTCGCCATCCATCGGGCACAGGCCGCCCCCGGAAGCCCGTTCCCCGAGGAGTGGGCACGCAAAGTAGCGACGCTCAGCCACAGCCGCGCACCCCGCGACCCGCGCACCACCCAGCGCCACATCGCCGCCGGCCGGGCCGTCAAGCTGCCACCGCTCTCCGGCATCACCGCACCCACCCTGGTCGTCTCGGGCGCCGAGGACCCCATGCTCAAGCCGAGCGCGGGCCGTGACCTGGCCGCCCAGATCCCCGGCGCCACCTTCGTGGAATACCCCGGCGTGGGTCACGACTGGCCCGAACAGATCTGGGACGACGTGATCGCCCGGATGCCCCGCTGA